A section of the Malania oleifera isolate guangnan ecotype guangnan chromosome 2, ASM2987363v1, whole genome shotgun sequence genome encodes:
- the LOC131148771 gene encoding transcription factor RF2b isoform X1: MADMSRNGGFTNVQPPMEVDFIFPAAGGGGTAATAVWFNDAHEAALWKKPYAPMLHAGGATTTTTSSHGSSTKMYCEPYGVHGTTQMPTHPSNHLYPNPDGAVTSASAAAAAVAAGSAGGVAVKVEAGTCSQVKWFRNIDPNMDPKRLKRVISNRISAHKSRMKKLQYVTEMEKKVKSLEKEIAELSPQVALHEHHHNLLKMENSFLQQTLSTRTNEKIVMEALIEHSKAEVSRLQQRQLSLQHQGQATPAMTYGWDPAGPKQQLIPNLYTNQYGPDQILDMKPRTG; the protein is encoded by the exons ATGGCAGACATGAGCCGAAATGGTGGTTTCACCAACGTGCAGCCTCCAATGGAGGTCGACTTCATTTTCCCGGCCGCCGGCGGGGGCGGCACAGCCGCCACCGCCGTTTGGTTCAACGATGCTCATGAAGCTGCACTGTGGAAGAAACCCTACGCCCCCATGCTCCATGCTGGTGgggccaccaccaccaccaccagcaGCCATGGCTCGTCCACGAAAATGTACTGTGAACCCTATGGGGTTCACGGCACCACCCAGATGCCAACTCATCCGTCTAACCATCTGTACCCAAACCCCGACGGTGCTGTTACCTCCGCCTCCGCTGCCGCCGCCGCCGTCGCAGCCGGCAGCGCCGGTGGCGTGGCGGTGAAGGTTGAGGCTGGGACTTGCTCCCAGGTTAAATGGTTTCGGAACATCGACCCTAACATGGACCCCAAGAGGCTTAAACG GGTAATTTCAAACAGGATTTCTGCACATAAATCCAGAATGAAGAAGCTTCAATATGTAACTGAGATGGAGAAGAAGGTGAAATCTTTAGAG AAAGAAATAGCGGAGTTGTCTCCTCAGGTGGCCTTGCATGAACACCACCACAACCTATTGAAAATGGAGAATAGTTTCTTGCAACAAACACTATCCACCCGCACCAACGAGAAAATTGTTATGGAAG CCCTAATTGAACACAGCAAAGCAGAGGTGAGCAGGCTTCAGCAGAGGCAGCTGTCCTTGCAACACCAAGGCCAAGCTACTCCAGCAATGACGTATGGATGGGATCCTGCAGGGCCCAAGCAGCAGCTCATACCAAATCTTTACACGAACCAGTATGGACCTGACCAAATTTTGGATATGAAACCAAGAACGGGATAA
- the LOC131148771 gene encoding transcription factor RF2b isoform X2, which yields MADMSRNGGFTNVQPPMEVDFIFPAAGGGGTAATAVWFNDAHEAALWKKPYAPMLHAGGATTTTTSSHGSSTKMYCEPYGVHGTTQMPTHPSNHLYPNPDGAVTSASAAAAAVAAGSAGGVAVKVEAGTCSQVKWFRNIDPNMDPKRLKRVISNRISAHKSRMKKLQYVTEMEKKVKSLEKEIAELSPQVALHEHHHNLLKMENSFLQQTLSTRTNEKIVMEGIQDLHQP from the exons ATGGCAGACATGAGCCGAAATGGTGGTTTCACCAACGTGCAGCCTCCAATGGAGGTCGACTTCATTTTCCCGGCCGCCGGCGGGGGCGGCACAGCCGCCACCGCCGTTTGGTTCAACGATGCTCATGAAGCTGCACTGTGGAAGAAACCCTACGCCCCCATGCTCCATGCTGGTGgggccaccaccaccaccaccagcaGCCATGGCTCGTCCACGAAAATGTACTGTGAACCCTATGGGGTTCACGGCACCACCCAGATGCCAACTCATCCGTCTAACCATCTGTACCCAAACCCCGACGGTGCTGTTACCTCCGCCTCCGCTGCCGCCGCCGCCGTCGCAGCCGGCAGCGCCGGTGGCGTGGCGGTGAAGGTTGAGGCTGGGACTTGCTCCCAGGTTAAATGGTTTCGGAACATCGACCCTAACATGGACCCCAAGAGGCTTAAACG GGTAATTTCAAACAGGATTTCTGCACATAAATCCAGAATGAAGAAGCTTCAATATGTAACTGAGATGGAGAAGAAGGTGAAATCTTTAGAG AAAGAAATAGCGGAGTTGTCTCCTCAGGTGGCCTTGCATGAACACCACCACAACCTATTGAAAATGGAGAATAGTTTCTTGCAACAAACACTATCCACCCGCACCAACGAGAAAATTGTTATGGAAGGTATTCAAGATCTGcatcag CCCTAA